One Hordeum vulgare subsp. vulgare chromosome 4H, MorexV3_pseudomolecules_assembly, whole genome shotgun sequence DNA window includes the following coding sequences:
- the LOC123447486 gene encoding uncharacterized protein LOC123447486: MEQTRLVLKEPGNIQKLYQEDRVKAAAAADGLPVLMEQASLVLKARRPGLDRKRPHFSLKPPQSIPMNVDFSKLDTIDDPEEYFLTMEWLQKADMEIKRIRGELPTIKANYDRPIKPPQKRPGMSRRESVYSYNFSVDMDTSNVIEAPISQMGTLTESQSTQDGMPPSVPERTKSPVPSSSSQCDIRDVSTREDSFAKRDKSATMDSLLSAFKSFDESKEESVLREKLQIKEINIREVSIPDLLNVPDRPVRSTKQKYLTSDHTPERPVLGSQRAPISKLGKHILGGDILNDKADLSEDDESDNSSETVVDNQSQAHSSYNAVVLTNGEASTARETPTSSIKFPDRVLEPGSSPLVACIDSEVAKETDASSRQNVPSEEEHVPLNRPFTERPNNEPEISSHYLEGGTTKVLGSAPGRNASVLHGEDDNIGYQGVLGGDMLVQGTYFPCNFLLNVDSQKSCNILLIRTEDSRFSKRKGTILFIVPPR, translated from the exons ATGGAGCAGACCCGCTTGGTCTTGAAGGAGCCGGGGAACATCCAGAAGCTCTATCAGGAGGATCGAGTgaaagctgctgctgctgcggatGGCCTGCCGGTGCTGATGGAGCAGGCCAGCCTGGTCTTGAAGGCTAGAAGGCCTGGGCTGGACCGCAAGCGGCCTCACTTCTCTCTCAAGCCCCCCCAAAG CATTCCCATGAATGTTGATTTCTCTAAGCTGGATACCATTGACGATCCAGAGGAATACTTCTTAACCATGGAGTGGCTCCAAA AGGCTGACATGGAGATAAAAAGGATAAGGGGCGAGCTTCCAACAATAAAAGCAAATTATGATCGGCCTATCAAACCACCCCAGAAGCGGCCTGGAATGTCGAG GAGAGAATCGGTCTATTCTTACAATTTTAGTGTGGACATGGATACGTCAAATGTTATTGAAGCACCCATTTCCCAGATGGGAACTTTAACAGAATCTCAGTCTACTCAAGATGGCATGCCTCCTTCAGTTCCCGAAAGAACTAAGTCACCGGTCCCTTCAAGTTCTAGCCAATGTGACATACGAGATGTCTCAACGAGAGAAG ATTCATTTGCTAAGAGGGATAAAAGCGCCACTATGGATTCCTTACTGTcagcattcaaaagtttcgatgaATCTAAAGAGGAAAGCGTGTTGCGAGAGAAGTTACAGATCAAAGAAATAAACATAAGGGAAGTTAGTATTCCTGACCTATTAAATGTTCCTGATAGGCCTGTAAGAAGCACTAAGCAGAAGTATCTGACGAGTGATCATACTCCAGAAAGACCTGTATTAGGGAGCCAGCGTGCTCCAATCTCGAAATTGGGGAAACACATACTTGGTGGAGACATTCTGAACGATAAAGCAGATCTTTCAGAAGACGATGAATCTGATAATTCTTCAGAAACTGTTGTGGATAATCAATCGCAGGCGCACAGTTCTTACAATGCTGTTGTTTTGACGAATGGTGAGGCCTCTACTGCAAGGGAGACCCCAACTTCAAGCATCAAATTTCCAGACCGTGTTCTTGAACCAGGAAGTTCTCCACTTGTTGCATGCATAGATAGTGAAGTTGCCAAAGAAACGGATGCATCTAGCCGACAAAATGTTCCATCAGAG GAAGAGCATGTGCCACTGAATCGCCCATTTACCGAGAGGCCAAATAATGAACCAGAAATTTCTTCTCATTATTTGGAAGGTGGAACAACCAAAGTGTTGGGTAGTGCACCAGGTAGAAATGCGTCTGTGTTGCATGGTGAAGATGACAATATTGGATATCAG GGAGTGCTTGGAGGAGACATGCTTGTGCAAGGTACCTACTTTCCTTGCAATTTTTTGCTGAACGTAGACTCTCAAAAGAGTTGTAACATTTTGCTCATCAGAACTGAGGACTCAAGATTTAGCAAAAGAAAGGGAACAATTTTATTTATTGTACCCCCACGTTAG